The Thermomonospora curvata DSM 43183 DNA segment CGAAATCGTCGTCCTGGACGCCGGCCACGTCGTCCAGCGCGGCACCCACGCCGAGCTGCTCGCCCGCCCCGGCCTCTACCGCACCCTGTGGCGGTGCTCCGCCCCGGACGCCTGCGCCGTGCCGTGACCCGGGACATCCGCGGCGCAGGCCCCCGGCCCTCAGGCCGGAGCGGGCCGTCCAGCGGCTCGGCCGGCGTCGGCGCCCGGTGCGCCGCCCGCCGGATGACGGCCGTTCCCCGTGTCCCTCAGGGGGCGGCCGGCGATGCGGGCCAGCGGTCTTCGATGTGGCAGCGGATGAGAGCGGCGTGCGACAGCGGGGCCGACAGGTCGGTCACGTCCCCGTTGGTGGTGTAGTCCAGCAGTACGATGTCGCCGCGGGAGCTCAGCTCCTTCAGGCGGTCCATCAGGTCGGCGACGCGGTGCTCCAGCACCCAGCGGTAGGACGGCAGGTAGATCTGCCGGCGCGCCTGCTCGTACGGCAGCAGGACCTCGCCCGTCAGCCCCGCCCGGTGCCCGCGCACCGGGCCGTGCTTGCGGACGGTGCGCTTGAGCCCTTTCATCGTGGTGATTTCCAGCTTGGCCGGGTCGACATCGGCGTTGGCGAACACTTTCAGCGCCTGCCAGATGCCCTCGACCGACTGGGCGGTGACGCCGGGGGAGAACGGCACGGGAATGCCGCCGTGCGGGTAGAACGGGCTGAACCTCGCCCACGGTCGTTCGGCGCGGGAGGTGACGTCCAGGATCAGCGCACCGGGATGGGCCGCCTCGATGGACGCCCTCGCCCGGCGCCGGTTCGCCACATGAATCGCCATCGGGGCACCTTCTCGCCGAGGAACCGAGCCTTTTCCGCCACGCCGCTCCCCGGGGGCCGCAAGCCGTGCCCTCGTGGCCCGCGGCGCCGTCCCCGAACGCGACGTCACCCGTCCCGAACCGCGGAAACAACGTGCTGAAAAGGCTCGCCGAGCGGGGGCATTCTCTCCGGCGCCACCGACATTCCGCATGCCCTTCAAGGGTGGGGTTAGCTTAGGCTAGCCTAAGATCGTGTTGACTCCGGTGCGCGAGGCCCCCCTGCGCGACGACCCCCCGCAACCCGCCGTGGCCGGGGCGTTGCGGCGCGGCCGGGTGGCCGGGTTGTTCCTGCTGGCCGGGCTGCTGGTGCTGATCGTGATGGCGAGTTTCGCGATCGGGGCCGAACGCGTCCCCCTGAGCCGGGTGCTGCCGGGGATCTTCGAGCCGGACGGGTCGCAGAGCGCGCTGATCATCCAGGAGATGCGGCTGCCGCGCACCCTGCTGGGGCTGGCCGTGGGGGCCTCGCTGGGGCTGGCGGGCGCGCTGATGCAGGCGCTGACCCGCAACCCGCTGGCCGAGCCGGGGGTCCTGGGGGTCAACGGAGGCGCCGCGCTGGCGGTGGTGCTGCTCATCTGGCTGGCCGACGTCGACCAGGTGCTGGTGTATGTGTGGGCGGCGTTCGCCGGGGCGGCCGGTGCGGTGCTGCTGGTGTACATGATCGGCTCCTATGGGCGGGCCGGCGCCACGCCGGGACGGCTGGTGCTGGCGGGGGCGGCGCTCAACGCGGTGTTCAGCGCGCTGACCAACGGGGTGATGCTGCTGGACCCGCACGGCTTCAACAGCTTCCGGTTCTGGCAGGTCGGCTCGCTGGCCGGCCGGGACCTGGCCACGCTCGCCCAGGTCGGGCCGTTCATGGCCGCCGGGGTGCTGCTGGCGCTGTCGCTGGCCCGGTCGCTGAACGTGCTGGCGCTGGGGGAGGAGGCCGGGCGGGCGCTCGGCGGCTCCCTGGGCCGCACCCGGGCGCTGGGGGCGCTGGCGGTGGTGCTGCTCAGCGGCGCGGCGACGGCGGCGGTGGGGCCGATCGCCTTCCTGGGACTGGCGGTGCCGTTCATCGTGCGCGCCCTGGTCGGCCCCGACCAGCGGTGGGTGCTGCCGTACTCGCTGCTGCTGGCGCCGGTGCTGCTGCTGGGCGCCGACATCGTCGGGCGGGTGGTGGCCCCGCCGGCCGAGCTGGAGACCGGGATCGTCACCGCGTTCCTGGGGGCGCCGATCTTCATCATGCTGGTCCGCCGCGGAAGGATGCCCAAGCTGTGAGCCGGGTGGTGCGCGCCGGGACGCTGTCGGTGCGGTGGCAGCCGCGTTCGGCGCTGGTCGGCGCCGGGGTGCTGGCCGTCGCGCTGGCGGCGTCGGTGCTGGTGATCGGCACCGGGGAGTTTCAGATCGCACCCGGGGAGGTGGTGCTGACGCTGCTCGGCCGGGGCGATCGGGCCAGTGAGTTCATCATCACCGAGCTGCGGCTGCCGCGGGCGGTCACCGCCCTGCTGGCCGGGCTGGCGCTGGGGATGAGCGGGGCGATCTTCCAGAGCATGTCCCGCAACCCGCTGGGCAGCCCCGACCTGATCGGTTTCACCGCCGGCGCCTCCACCGGCGCGCTGCTGCAGATCCTGGTGCTGGGCGGCGGCACCGCCGCGATCGTGGCCGGGTCGGTGACCGGCGCGGTGGGCACGGCCGCCGCGGTGTACCTGCTGTCTTACCGGGGCGGCGGGGTGAGCGGGCAGCGCCTGGTGCTGGTCGGCGTGGGGGCGGCGGCGATGCTGCAGGCGCTGAACTCCTACCTGATCACCCGGGCCGAGCTGCGCGAGGCGTACGAGGCGGCGTTCTGGCTGACCGGCAGCCTCAACGGCCGCGGCTGGGAGCACGTGGTGCCGCTGGGGTGCGCGCTGGCCGTGCTGGTCCCGCTGGCGCTGTCGCAGTCGGGGCGGCTGCGCATGGGCGAGCTGGGCGACGACGCCGCCCGGGCGCTGGGCGTGCCGGTGCAGCGTTCCCGGGCGGTGCTGGTGGTGGCCGGGGTGGGCCTGGTCGCGGCGGCGACCACGGCGGTGGGCCCGATCCCGTTCGTGGCGCTGGCGGCCGCCCCGCTGGCCCGCGCCCTGACCCGGTGCACCGGCCCGCACCTGCTGTCGGCCGGG contains these protein-coding regions:
- a CDS encoding DUF6939 family protein; amino-acid sequence: MAIHVANRRRARASIEAAHPGALILDVTSRAERPWARFSPFYPHGGIPVPFSPGVTAQSVEGIWQALKVFANADVDPAKLEITTMKGLKRTVRKHGPVRGHRAGLTGEVLLPYEQARRQIYLPSYRWVLEHRVADLMDRLKELSSRGDIVLLDYTTNGDVTDLSAPLSHAALIRCHIEDRWPASPAAP
- a CDS encoding FecCD family ABC transporter permease; translation: MLTPVREAPLRDDPPQPAVAGALRRGRVAGLFLLAGLLVLIVMASFAIGAERVPLSRVLPGIFEPDGSQSALIIQEMRLPRTLLGLAVGASLGLAGALMQALTRNPLAEPGVLGVNGGAALAVVLLIWLADVDQVLVYVWAAFAGAAGAVLLVYMIGSYGRAGATPGRLVLAGAALNAVFSALTNGVMLLDPHGFNSFRFWQVGSLAGRDLATLAQVGPFMAAGVLLALSLARSLNVLALGEEAGRALGGSLGRTRALGALAVVLLSGAATAAVGPIAFLGLAVPFIVRALVGPDQRWVLPYSLLLAPVLLLGADIVGRVVAPPAELETGIVTAFLGAPIFIMLVRRGRMPKL
- a CDS encoding FecCD family ABC transporter permease, giving the protein MSRVVRAGTLSVRWQPRSALVGAGVLAVALAASVLVIGTGEFQIAPGEVVLTLLGRGDRASEFIITELRLPRAVTALLAGLALGMSGAIFQSMSRNPLGSPDLIGFTAGASTGALLQILVLGGGTAAIVAGSVTGAVGTAAAVYLLSYRGGGVSGQRLVLVGVGAAAMLQALNSYLITRAELREAYEAAFWLTGSLNGRGWEHVVPLGCALAVLVPLALSQSGRLRMGELGDDAARALGVPVQRSRAVLVVAGVGLVAAATTAVGPIPFVALAAAPLARALTRCTGPHLLSAGLMGAALLAVGDLISLKLPVPVPVGVVTGVLGGLYLAWLLARTGRRGAI